A region of Alosa alosa isolate M-15738 ecotype Scorff River chromosome 17, AALO_Geno_1.1, whole genome shotgun sequence DNA encodes the following proteins:
- the LOC125310741 gene encoding probable DNA-directed RNA polymerase subunit delta, giving the protein MVEYYDDVTADDNETNLDDMLTGETKTEEYDDVDDVTSVEKSPEVTDYIENTGYDDVGDSDEELISGETKTEEYDDVDDVTSVEKSSEVTDYIENTGYDDVGDSDEELISESLREKGLEDYDDITTDDNAAKMTKDDSVEETKHANEKEQEYDDITNEDNLQFPSGIDYDDVGAESEE; this is encoded by the exons ATGGTGGAGTACTATGATGATGTCACTGCTGATGACAACGAGACCAACCTCGATGATATGTTGACAG GAGAGACGAAGACAGAGGAGTACGATGATGTGGATGATGTCACGAGTGTGGAGAAGTCGCCTGAGGTGACTG ACTACATAGAGAACACAGGATATGATGACGTGGGAGACAGTGATGAGGAACTCATATCAG GAGAGACGAAGACAGAGGAGTACGATGATGTGGATGATGTCACGAGTGTGGAGAAGTCGTCTGAGGTGACTG ACTACATAGAGAACACAGGATATGATGACGTGGGAGACAGTGATGAGGAACTCATATCAG AGTCTTTGAGAGAGAAGGGGCTGGAGGATTATGACGACATCACCACTGATGACAATGCCGCTAAAATGACTAAAGATGACT CAGTGGAGGAGACAAAGCATGCCAATGAAAAAGAACAGGAGTATGATGACATCACCAATGAAGACAACCTTCAATTTCCATCAG GGATTGATTATGATGATGTCGGGGCGGAGTCTGAGGAGTGA